Genomic DNA from Gloeocapsa sp. DLM2.Bin57:
AACTCTTTAGCTGCACCAAAATCAACTAAAAACAATTTTTCATCACCGATACGTCTAATGATATTTTCTGGTTTAATATCGCGGTGAATTACCTGTTTAGAGTGAATAAAATCTAAAATCGGGAGAATATCGAGTAACAAATTACGGATATCTCGTCCATTAAAAATACCATGATCTGCTAACTCTTGGGCTAAGTTTTTACCATTGATATATTCTTGAACTAAATACTGTCTTCCTTCCTGATGACAATAAGCTAATAAAACAGGGATTTGGGGATAATCACCGAGTCTCTCTAAACGCTCAGCTTCTAGTTTAAAGGATTTAGCTGCTTTCTCTAAATATGTGGGATCTTGATTAATCGGAAGAAACTGTTTAATCACACAATAAGGTTGAGACGGTTTCCCCTCATCTCTAGCTAAAAAAGTTTTGCCAAAACCACCCTGTCCAATAACTTTAAGAGCACGATAACGATCCTGCAACAGTAGTTTAGCGCCACATTGTTCACAAAAGTTAACTGTTGTCGGATTTTGGTGCAGACAATCTGGAATCAAACACAGATTCATAGATTCATTACTTATTATCCTCGGGTTCAATCCCCATTGCTCGCAGTTGTGCAGCTAATCTCTCAGCGCGTTGGCGCTCCTGTTCAGCGCGTTGGCGCTCCTCTGCTATTTTTTCTGTCCCCCACAGTAGTAGATTATCTTGTTCATCCCACCATCTTAACCAATAGCCTTGACGATTTTCGCGGTTTCCTTGCCAAACTCCTAAAAAAAGCTGCATTTGTTCTATCCAATAACGTTGATTACTAGGTTGTAATTTATAAGATTTATGCTCATCAAGTTGATAAAACTCCAAAACTCCTGTTTTAGGCTCAAAAATCCCGTAATTAGGAACTTGCAGAATTTGTTCATAAAAGAAAAACTTACCTGGAGGATAGGTTTCTTTAACAGAATATTCCCCCCCATCACTATCAGAGAGAAATTCTAAAACTATTAAAGGTATTTCCCCCTGGAGTTGTGGGGTATAACTGCGAGTAATTTCGGCTCTAGGTACGTTAATTTGAGCTATATAAGCCCAATCTGGAGCTTTAACGACGATTTTGTCATTAATGGTGGCGCAGATACCGTAGTTGGTAGCAATTAGGGCTTGAGCACTGACTTTCTCGGCTATGATTAAGCTTTCGGTTAAAGCTGTAGCTAAAGATGGTTGATTAATATTGTCCACTGGATCATTAGGTAAATGATAATCATCGGGTAATTTTTCCCAACGGATTTGATAACTAGGTTTGGTGGTTGTGGTAGTGGATAACATCTGTTTTTTTTCTGTAGTTTTGAACTAGACCAGCGATCGCCGCTAGGATTAACCAGCTTAAAGTATTAACCCTTAAGTCAAATAAACTAACGTCAAAGCAGTTAAAGAGGATACAAGCGCTAAAAGCGATTATATAAGTCAAAAAAATGATTTTTTCTGCACCGAGATAGGGTAGGATTAGCACTGCTTGAGTTAAAATCCACCCTACTAAGATTATTAAAGACAGAGTTACTGGTATTCCTGTTTCTGCCATTAACATTAAGTATAGATTATGAG
This window encodes:
- a CDS encoding Uma2 family endonuclease, which translates into the protein MLSTTTTTKPSYQIRWEKLPDDYHLPNDPVDNINQPSLATALTESLIIAEKVSAQALIATNYGICATINDKIVVKAPDWAYIAQINVPRAEITRSYTPQLQGEIPLIVLEFLSDSDGGEYSVKETYPPGKFFFYEQILQVPNYGIFEPKTGVLEFYQLDEHKSYKLQPSNQRYWIEQMQLFLGVWQGNRENRQGYWLRWWDEQDNLLLWGTEKIAEERQRAEQERQRAERLAAQLRAMGIEPEDNK